Sequence from the Fibrobacter sp. UWB2 genome:
CCTTTGCGCAAACCGGGTCGAGCGTGAAGCGCTGACGGCTCCAGTCGCAGCTGACGCCGAGGCTCTTGAGCTGCTTCGTGATGCGGGCTTCGTATTCGTCCTTCCACTTCCAAATGCGTTCCACGAGGGCGTCGCGGCCAATGTCGTGGCGAGTCTTGTGTTCGTCCTGGAAAAGTCTCTTTTCGACGACAGCCTGCGTGGCAATGCCGGCGTGGTCCGTGCCCGGAATCCAGAGCGTGTCGCGACCAGTCTTACGGCGATAGCGGACGAGAATGTCCTGCAGCGTGTCGTTCAGAGCGTGGCCGAGGTGCAAAGCGCCCGTAACGTTCGGAGGCGGAATGACGACGGAGAACGGTTCGCCCTTTCCGCTCGGGGCAAAATCATTATTCTTTTCCCATTGGGCGTGCCAACGGTCTTCTACAATTTTCGGATTATAACGAGTTTCCATTTCCATAATGCGCCAAATTTAGTAAAAGTAGGAAGTAGGTGGTAGGAAGTAGGAAGTGAAATGCAGCGGGAAATGCGCTAATCGCGTCATCCTGAGCGTAGGCGCAATGCGCCGAAGTCGATATATGAAACTTCGCTCTTTAGAGCCTTAGTTGAATTAGGTTCGTAGGAGCAGGATCTAGTAAAGTCTTGGAAAATAGGGTAGGAGGGGGAAAGCGTTAGACTTTCGCTACGCTCAAGTCTCAACTGTTCGGCTCGGTTATGACAGCTTGCTAGCAATCTGTCGCAACGCTCGCCTTATACAGTTGTCCCCTGATTGCAGCCGCTACGCGTCTTCCATCACCCCTTCGAGCGGGCGCACAATCGCCGCGCCCCGCAACGCCCCGGGCTTTCTACGTAAGTAGTTTGTCTAAGTCATCAAAAGCATTTTGCAAGGCTTCCTGAAAAATTCCATTTCTTTAGCCATCAGCACCTCTGAATGTAAATGGAATTGCGAGGATTACCGAGAATGAAGGGTAAAGTTGTATTGAGATCCATAGTAAACCATACGAATTGACTTCAACAATATATATTTTAAAGAAGATTGTTCTTAATAGTCAGGACGTATGCCATATGGAAATAAAACAGCAAAAAGGCGTTTTCATTTTTGTAATCGCATATTCTTATGCTAGGAAAAGTTCGATAAATAAGAGGATCGATGACTATTTTGTAACCGTAACAGACAATGAGCCTGTCCCTACTGAAATTTTTAGAGAATTTTATCAATCGAATCAGGGAAAGGGAGAAATTGAAATAACAAATTACGAAATATACGCTAGTTATCACAAAAAATCTCGCATCGTGACCGACAACTTGATCAAAGCTATCAAAATCATTTACAAGCGGATTAATAGTTTCAAAATTGTTGGAATTCTAGAAAATGAAAATGATTATGTATTCGGTTTGCGCTGTCATAATGGAAGTATTCCAATATTAGGCTCTTTACCTGCGATTAGAAAGAAAGACCTTTCATACCACGCAAAAACCGTATATAACGACGACGAATATCTAAACATGAAACCAACCTGGCAATCTGCAATAGTTTTGCACGATTACAAATAAATTTCAATATTACGGTGTACAAGTAATCTTTTCAATAAGTTCCTGTACGCCATCAAAAGCAATCGCCCAATAAGGTGGCTCTTTACCAGACCAACGGGACAATATTTTTCTGTATCCTAAATGGAAATTTTTGAAACATACTTTAAGAAATCCCCAATTATCACAACGCCCATCATACATGTGAGATAAATGTTTTTCGTACGCCTGAGCCCACTCATGGCAAAAAGCTTTGTTAAATAGAATTTCAAGGAATTCTCGCCAATCATCATTGCTTATTATATAAGACTTCTTTTCTAATTTGCCCTGCTTTAGATTGGCATATTTGAGTAGAATATCTTTCTTTTTTGAAATCGTTAATACGAATCCTGTTGTATTTTCTGAAAACAGTTGATCCGTAGCAAATTCGATTTTAACAAATGAAACGACATCTGCCAATTCAACGCCATTGGGTAAAGGAAATTTCTCACATGCTTTGTTATAGCATTTATAACAAAATCTTTTTGAAAGATTTTGATAATCTCTATAATTCGTATCTCCACCGCAGCAAGGACACTTGCAAGGCTTAGTGTCTTTAGGATAGAAGATATCATCAGGCTTTTGAAGATTCTGTAGATTATATTTAGCACCACAAAAATCCTTTATTGTACCGCCATTATCGAGAAAAGATTCTTGTTCTTTTGCGAGGAAGAAGCCCTCTTCAAAAGAAGTTCTGGTATTTTTTCCGAAGAACCGATTGAAGAAAGTCAGAAATTCGTCCCAATTTTCAGGCTTTTGACTTGTCCAAGAAAAACTTTTTTCAAGTTTCTGAGTATAGATACGAATTAAACCATACTCGCCAGGGTTTGCGTCTATTCCGCTATCGGATTTCCATTCCAAAATATTGATTTTTTGGAACAGAACCCACATGTAGTATTCCCAACTAATGTTTTTAGATGTTATAAAGCAGCCAAACCACTTGCCGTTCCTTATCCATACGCGAGTTTTGAATTCCACCCCATCGCCTTTTTCAATCCAAACAGTGATTGGATTTTCTTTAATAGGACGTTTGGATGTAGTTGCTGTCATTTCCTGATTTATCCCCTTGAAATACGTGATTTCAAAGGATGTGACAGTTTCGCTCGTGAAATTAGAATCACCGACAATAACGCCACGGTCAATTCGTTCTTTTAGGAATCTTCCATTTTCTACGGGATGTGTAAAAGCTTCAACTTTCGGATCGACGATTCTTTTTTCCTTAGGTCTTTCTAAAACTTTTCCCTCTGGCTCCGGAACATCGTCCGTTATAATTTTAGAGGGATTAAAGCTTAGAAATGTTTCGTCCAATGCAAAATAAGATTCTGATTCGTTCAAAAATACAGAATTTGCAGTCTTACGGATTTTTTCCCTTTGTATTTCACTTAAGCGTTCCGCTTCTGTAAGCCCAGATGCAAAATAGGAATCATAATAGCTTCTTTCTACATAATTACCATGATCATACTGAATAGATTCAAATAATATTCCATGCTTGTTATATCTTTTTTTCAACCCATGAATCAATCCGTCAGTATACGGAATTTCAGCCTTAATCGTACCATCAGGAAAGTAGCGCTTTTTCACGCCATTCATAAGACCATCCACATAAGGAATTTCACTTGCAAGAAATCCTTTTTCAGAATAACGCTTGACAACGCCATTGATTATTCCTTTTTCAATGGGGCGTAGTTCGCGAATTTCGCCATTCCTATGGTATATGGTCTCTATAGGCATTTTTTCTTTTTGCGCGTTTTATTTTTGTGGCGTACTTGACCGCTTTTGTTTTGACCTTTTGTATTATCTACAAATACGAATGGATGGTGACCATAGAAGAAATATACTGCTTTATCATATCCCTTTAAATCTTCAACAACACCTTTGGGAAACCTAGATATATCAACAATTTTGTTTTTTTCAACTTCATCTAAAGCTGCTAAAGTTCCTTTATGTTTGAAAAAGGGGATCATTTTTCGGACTCCTTTCGGCTTTATATTAATATACCCTCGCAGAATGTCAAAATCTGTCCTTTGACAGAAAAAAGTTCATTTTTGCCTAAAATCAAGGCATTTTAAGGTTTTTCGTCGAGTTTTTGCATCAATTTGTGTGTTTCGATAAGGATGGCGATGATTTTGCGGTAGTGCGAGATGTCGTCGTAGGTCAGGGTGCGGTTTTTGCGATCTTTGAGCCACTTTTGGGCGGGTTGGTAGCCACCGATGTAGAAATTCCAGGCTAATTCAGGAACGTTTGCAAAATACTGCGTTTTGTTAATATAGACTTTTTCTGTTTCAAAACGCACTTCTGTTACGATGTTGTCGCCTTCGATGTCGAAGGATGTTGCCTGCGGTGGAATTTCTTCCATCAGATGCAATTTGCGGAGTTTGTTACCGATAGCAATGATGCGTTCGAATTCATCGTTATTTTCGGGATACGGAATACGCGGAAAATCTATTTTCAAGAATTCTTTGTATTTTTCGCGATAGCTTGGTGTATGGAGAACTCCATAGATGTAATCAAAGACTTGTTCTGGAGTTGTTTTGAGTTTAACGTTCTTGTCGATTTTACTCCAAATTTTTTCGTCTAGGTTGGGTTTGCGAATTTCGCCAAGATTTTTCTCACCTTCTGTTGGGTAGAGGTAGAGAGGGAATAAATCTCCTGCACCAAGTTTCCCCGCACTTGCAATCAAGTTATGATCTCCGATTGTATTTGTGCAAAAAACATATTTCCAATCGCTAGAACATTGTCTCGGAACAACCAAAGCTACATTCGCTTTACGCAGGTGTTGCATTACATTAAATGCAGCTCGTGATACCAATTTTTCATCATAATAGATGTAATAGAAATCTAATACTCTATACTCTGCTTTTTGAATCTTAGAATTATCAAATTTACAGCATTTAATTTTGTCTGTAATTTTATAAGAGGAGGAATCAACAACATTATATAGCTCTATAAAATTCTTTTCTAATTGTTTTCCTGACAAAAGACTACTTATTCTTTCTATAAGACAGTCTTTATCACAATCATAAAACAACAAATCTCTATCAGTTTTTACACCAGAATTTCGGACTTTCATCAAATCGTCAACTTTGAATCCCTTTTCATATTCTTCCTGCACTGAAAAATCTTTAGGTACAAAGAAATACTGTGGTGCTTGCGGAGTGAGTTCATACCAAGGAATATCGCTAAACGATGTTTTAGCAAGAAATGCGTATTTTTCAAAACGTTTGCCGAAGAGTTCGTAATGGAATAGTTTAGCTAACGAAGAGGGAGATTCCCGGTCAAGCCGGGAATGACAAGATGAATCGTTTGGGGTGACGTTCTGTTTTTTCTTAATAAAAATGTTTATGCTTACGCCTTGCATGATATCAAAGACGTTTTCGTCTTTACCGCCATCAGATGCAACTTCATTTTTTCGTGTATCACCATGCAAATTCAGAATGTAAATTTCATCAAAATTTTCCATCAACGCTTTTCGCATTTGACGATGCGTTATTCCATCAATGAAACTATTGTTTGAAATATATGCAAGAATCCCTTCCCCATTTTTTTCTACATAGTAATGCCCAAGACGAATAAACTTGATATAATCGTCATCTAGATTAAGCTTTTTCTCATTCAGATTTTTCTTATAATCATTTAAAAGATTCAGAATCCACGCACTTTTATTGCTACTACTTACGCTATACGGAGGATTCCCCATCATCACCATTACAGGTGTGTCGCGTTTGACAAGGTTCGCCTCATTAGCTTCTTGAGCGAGCCACTGAGCAAACAACGTTCCTGTATCGTGGTCACATTCTTCAAGAGAATTTGTAAGGAATATGCGAAGACGCTTATCTTGTTTAGCCTTATAGCCAGTCTGTGCAAGCACCATATCCAACTTTAAGTGAGCAACTGCATACGGAGCCATCATAAATTCAAAACCATTCAGACGAGGGAGCAAATGTTCTTCGACATAATTTTGCCATGCGCCCTTTTGATTTTCCATGCTGGAATAAATTTTATGCACCACCTCAGCAAGGAATGTTCCCGTACCCGTTGCCGGGTCTAGAATCTGAACTTTATGGTATTCACGGTTTTCGTACCTCTTGTGGTCTTTAGTGCGATTGTCCGTATAGAGGTTCGAAGTTTGGCGAACCGTCACTTTACTCGTGTCAGCAAGCCCGTCACTCAAATGAAACCGAGACTTCAAAATTTCATCGACAGCATTGACGATAAAATGTACAACAGGTTCAGGCGTGTAATAAACGCCGCAAGATTTTTTCTGCTTAGGGTCGTAATAGTGCAGAAAATCTTCGTAAAAGTGAATCATCGGGTCAGCTTGACCTGTCGTCTTTCCGAAGTTTTTCATGACCTTCGACATATCCGTCACACGAAATGTTTCTGCAAGGTCATCTACAATCCACGCAATACTTGTATCCACATCGAAGGCGGCCACATTCTGGAAAACTTTACGCAAAAATGGATTCGTCTTAGGAATTAACGTCGCCGCTTCTTGACGGCTAAATGTTTCAGGAGTATCATCGTGAAGCCTAGCTGCAAACATTCCATAGCAAATCGTCTGCGCGTAAATATCTGCAAATTTGCGTTCGGTCAAATCATGAATCAAAACTCTCTGAAAAGATTTCCACTGTCCTGCCAATTCCCCCGTTTTTTCAGAATCAGCAACAAGAGTTTTTTCAATCACTTCTGCAAGAAGTTTAGCCTTTGCCGCCATCATCTGAGCTAGTTTTGTAGAACTCGTAATTTTCTGAGGTTGGGCATCAGCAAAAGATGCAACCATCTCCAAAAACATCGGAACATTAGCTTCTATTAGTTCAATTTTATTCCCTTTGATTTCTGCAATACGAACGCTACTGGAAAACTCGCCATTTTCGTACCGATGAAAATCAAGATAGTCCGTAAAGAGAATGTGGTCTAGCGAATTCTTATAGCGGTTGAACTGTTCCTTGTGCTGGCGATTTCCGTTCAAGTCACTATCGCCTACATCCTTAGCTTCTACAAAAGCAACGGGGATTGAAGTTGCACCACTCCCTTTTGCGATAATGTAATCCGGAGCTCCGCACTTGATGCGGGTTGGTTCGTTTGTGACCGTATGATCCGGGAGTAAATCGCTAAGCAGTTTAGCCAACGCAGGGCGATAGCTGTGTTCTGTAGCTTTGCCTGTAGCAAACTGTTTAGATACATCATCGATATACTGAGCGACGAATTGAAACTTGCTTTTATCTAAATCAGTCATGGCGGCTCCAGCGTTGCGAGAGCCGTTTCTAACCCGTACCGCGAAGTCCACCAAATGAAAAAGGCGTGGAACCGTGAGCACTTACTGACGCAGTGGGTCACCACAACCCAGTCAACAAATAAGCACAAACGGCCCACGCCCCAAATGGGACGTGAGCGTTCGTCTTATTCTTATGTTGACTTTTGAAGTGGTGAATTTCTGCGTCAAAGAATAAGAGACGAATCTCAAATTTCTATGCGCCCTACACCACAAGGTGCAGGGCTATGTCTTAATGAAATATATAAATATGCGGAATAGAGATTGCTTCGCTACGATTGCAATGACGTGAAAAATCAACTTTCGGTTTAAAAATATTCTACCTCTTGACAAATAGTGAACATTTGTGTATTTTGCAATCGTAGAATTTGTATTTGCGGATTTTTAGCTTGTTCTGCAAAGGAGTGAAAAATGAAAAAAGTTATTGCCGCTGCCACAAGTGTTGGCGAAGTTGATGTTTCGGCAAAGTCTGAATTTTCCCTGATTGATGAGAATATGCTCAAGTCGCGAATCTATACGATTCGTGGGCTTAAGGTAATGCTTGATGCCGATTTGGCTGAGATTTATGGGTATAGCACTAAAGCTTTCAATCGACAGGTTAAGAATAATATTGAAAAATTTGACGAGGATTTTCGCTTTCAGTTATCAAACAGCGAAATTGAAGAACTTTCAAGGTCAAAAAAGGGGATGCGGACGAATAGTTGGACACAACTAGAGGACGCATCATGCATTTTACCG
This genomic interval carries:
- a CDS encoding ORF6N domain-containing protein produces the protein MLKSRIYTIRGLKVMLDADLAEIYGYSTKAFNRQVKNNIEKFDEDFRFQLSNSEIEELSRSKKGMRTNSWTQLEDASCILP
- a CDS encoding toxin-antitoxin system YwqK family antitoxin; translation: MPIETIYHRNGEIRELRPIEKGIINGVVKRYSEKGFLASEIPYVDGLMNGVKKRYFPDGTIKAEIPYTDGLIHGLKKRYNKHGILFESIQYDHGNYVERSYYDSYFASGLTEAERLSEIQREKIRKTANSVFLNESESYFALDETFLSFNPSKIITDDVPEPEGKVLERPKEKRIVDPKVEAFTHPVENGRFLKERIDRGVIVGDSNFTSETVTSFEITYFKGINQEMTATTSKRPIKENPITVWIEKGDGVEFKTRVWIRNGKWFGCFITSKNISWEYYMWVLFQKINILEWKSDSGIDANPGEYGLIRIYTQKLEKSFSWTSQKPENWDEFLTFFNRFFGKNTRTSFEEGFFLAKEQESFLDNGGTIKDFCGAKYNLQNLQKPDDIFYPKDTKPCKCPCCGGDTNYRDYQNLSKRFCYKCYNKACEKFPLPNGVELADVVSFVKIEFATDQLFSENTTGFVLTISKKKDILLKYANLKQGKLEKKSYIISNDDWREFLEILFNKAFCHEWAQAYEKHLSHMYDGRCDNWGFLKVCFKNFHLGYRKILSRWSGKEPPYWAIAFDGVQELIEKITCTP
- a CDS encoding type ISP restriction/modification enzyme, with amino-acid sequence MTDLDKSKFQFVAQYIDDVSKQFATGKATEHSYRPALAKLLSDLLPDHTVTNEPTRIKCGAPDYIIAKGSGATSIPVAFVEAKDVGDSDLNGNRQHKEQFNRYKNSLDHILFTDYLDFHRYENGEFSSSVRIAEIKGNKIELIEANVPMFLEMVASFADAQPQKITSSTKLAQMMAAKAKLLAEVIEKTLVADSEKTGELAGQWKSFQRVLIHDLTERKFADIYAQTICYGMFAARLHDDTPETFSRQEAATLIPKTNPFLRKVFQNVAAFDVDTSIAWIVDDLAETFRVTDMSKVMKNFGKTTGQADPMIHFYEDFLHYYDPKQKKSCGVYYTPEPVVHFIVNAVDEILKSRFHLSDGLADTSKVTVRQTSNLYTDNRTKDHKRYENREYHKVQILDPATGTGTFLAEVVHKIYSSMENQKGAWQNYVEEHLLPRLNGFEFMMAPYAVAHLKLDMVLAQTGYKAKQDKRLRIFLTNSLEECDHDTGTLFAQWLAQEANEANLVKRDTPVMVMMGNPPYSVSSSNKSAWILNLLNDYKKNLNEKKLNLDDDYIKFIRLGHYYVEKNGEGILAYISNNSFIDGITHRQMRKALMENFDEIYILNLHGDTRKNEVASDGGKDENVFDIMQGVSINIFIKKKQNVTPNDSSCHSRLDRESPSSLAKLFHYELFGKRFEKYAFLAKTSFSDIPWYELTPQAPQYFFVPKDFSVQEEYEKGFKVDDLMKVRNSGVKTDRDLLFYDCDKDCLIERISSLLSGKQLEKNFIELYNVVDSSSYKITDKIKCCKFDNSKIQKAEYRVLDFYYIYYDEKLVSRAAFNVMQHLRKANVALVVPRQCSSDWKYVFCTNTIGDHNLIASAGKLGAGDLFPLYLYPTEGEKNLGEIRKPNLDEKIWSKIDKNVKLKTTPEQVFDYIYGVLHTPSYREKYKEFLKIDFPRIPYPENNDEFERIIAIGNKLRKLHLMEEIPPQATSFDIEGDNIVTEVRFETEKVYINKTQYFANVPELAWNFYIGGYQPAQKWLKDRKNRTLTYDDISHYRKIIAILIETHKLMQKLDEKP